The genomic stretch CTGCCTAACACTGCTGGCCGCAGAGGGCAAATGAGTGGCCCTGCTGTAAACGCTACTGTTCCAACTGCTCGGCCAACTGCAAGGAGAAAACAGTAGTAAGGAAGGAGACCATACAGTGTGGGCATAGCACCCCCCACCAGCGGCCTCAGAGCGTGACCCCTGGCAACTGCGCCAGTCACCTTGTAGAGAGGTGCTTAGAGGGAGTGTGAGTGACCTGATGCCATTGCCCTGCACAACACTCACACAATCAGGAATGGGGACCTCTGCACACTGTTGCTGCCAGCACAGTTCAGCTAGCAGGAGCAGGCTTGAAGCAGCTCCTGCCAGCCTTGCTTCCTGCCCACAGCTGGCACAGCTCCTCAGGAAGTGCATTTAAGAGAGCCTTAGGTTATTCTTACAGCATGGCCCTAACAAAAGAGGACCACAAGAACACTGTTAGTTCTCTACCGTGGATCTTGTAGTAAGGACTGGGCTCTGGGTAGATGCACAGATTTCATTTCTAACCAATCGAAAGCATTTCCTCAATGAGGCATCTGGGTGTTACATTCATCCTTGCtcctccctgtccccatgtctATGCTGCCAGCAGCATCCAAAACAGATGGGAAGGATCCCTGTAGTATATGTAAGGGGATCTGATTGTCCTAAGATCTCCTTGGCCTCTAACTTTTGTCAAAGAGGCAAAGACATTTCTGGGATGTGACCTCTGCCATTCCTTCCCCAGTAGGGATGGAGCTTCTGGGGAAGCTATGCATGGGACTCTGTTTGGTATGCCTGAGCCCTCAGGACAGATGTCTGGAACAAGCCCTGATCATTTTTAAAAGTGGAAATGACTTACAGTGTTACCACATGGAGGAAGTGCACTCCCACCAGTTCTCATGTTCACAGCATTACATTGGCCATAATGCAGTTTGTAGTGggtttgattttcttctttttccaggcAAACATTTTCTTCAGCTCCCCCCTGAAGCTGTCATGGAGCCAGGCATACAGGAAGGCATTTGTACAAGCAGACATCATTGCAAACCAGTGACATAGCAGCTGGATGAAGTTGAAGTATTGCTTGTCAATCAGGCTGATATCTATGTCCTTTATCATGTTGAAGATatgcaaaggcagccaacagacTCCGAAGGCTGCCACCACTAAGACTAGCAAGCGAAAAGTCTTTCTCCTCCTTGCTCGGTCCCACTCAGCTTGGCCCTGGGTGACGTTGCCTGGGACCACTCGGTTTTTCAGCTTGACTGAGATTCTCAGGTAGGACAGAGAGATGACAGCCAAAGGCAGTACATATGTGATAATGAGAGTGCTGTAGGCATAAGCTAAGCGATCTCGTTTCATGTGGAACCAAAACTCCTCGCAGATGGAGAAGTCCAGTTCTGGGAATTCTGCATGGTAAGTGTGGACCAAGGCTGGGGCAGCCAAGGTACAACTCAGCAGCCAAATAGCAGCAAGGATATAAGCACAAATAGGGATTGTGAGCCTTCTTCGAAAAGGGTACACCATGGCATAATACCTATCCACAGCTATGACAGTCAAGGTAAAGACAGAGACAAACACAGTGACAGGTTGCATCAGGAAAACAAAGTAACACATGAAACGCCCATACACCCATCCTCTGGGCTCAAAGGCATATGCAAGGGTAAGGGGCACACAGGTTGCACACATGAGCATGTCTGAGAAAGCCAGATTGCCTACTAGAAAGTTGGTGACattgtgcattttttttgtcttgcagaTAACATAGATGAGTAGATAATTCCCAACGATGCCAACAAAAACCACTAGGGAATAGCAGGGGATAATGAGTGGCTTGAAAGACTGAACGAACTGGAGCCCTGAGAATAAATTGCTGGTATTGCTATGAATAGCAGAGAAGAAGCTTTGGGAGGTTAAATTGTCCGAATTCATGATTTCCCTCTTTTCGTAGTCTGTCCTCAGCTGAGTGTAGGAGCTATCACTGCACTATTCTTGCACTCGATCAGTGTGGGTAATGAATGGATTACTGGATGTCCAGAGGTTACCACATGGATAATAAACAAGCATCTGTAAAAGCAAAAGGTGAAGTTGTAATCCTCAAGAGGCAGCTTTCAGCAATTcttgagaaaaatcaaatacaGCCAAGTCCTTTTGTATTTACTATTAAATCTAGGCTTTGACAGCATGCCATTTAATAAACATTTAATGCAGTGAGTACTTActgctgtgtttttttaatcccatatgattttttcctttggatGACAAGAAGTGCCTTGGATGTCTGTCTTCTGCAAATCCAGGAGCCTCTCTGTgtgtgtgggagagagagagagacagagagagagacaatgtACGAGTGAAAAAGAAGCTGATGCGCATATACAAGCTAAGTGGAGATCAGTGTTTTTAAACAGTCTTCACTACTAGGTCATGACAGATTTGTGTATAAGCTTTTATCCCTATTGGTTGTCCTGGGTATTACGTTGCTCTTTGCGTGTTTCTTACTGAAAGCAATTAGTTCTCAAATATCCTTTCAAGAATTCCCTTCTCCTTGCAGTGCATCTGTAATTGCCCCACTCAGCTATAAATCAATTTATATTCATTAACGTGACCCTGCACTGTATCTAATCCAAGATTCACTTTGCCACAGTCCTTTTCAGTGTGTGAAAAGGCTACCTGTGAATTTGCTGTTATAATGTGACTGTAAAAgggaattttaataaaatgatgaagcaaaataaatgtttatgcCACTAGAGGGACTCAGCTGCTTACCCAGTGAATGAAGTTATGATTAGAAATGCACATTGAGCACGTAGCAAAAAGAAGCTCATTctacttaaatttattttctagtGGTAGTACAATGTTTGCTCACCTGTTGCCAATCTTTTCAGTGGGGTTTACACGCCTTTATGTAAAAACATATAATAATTTAAGTatcagaaaagaaagatgaacaTCCAAATAGCTTAGCTGTAAGAGTTCATCTGCAGTGAACTACGACAAACTATTTCTAATGCTACAGCTGTCCAAAAGTATTTGGGGTGTTTCTTCATTCCTACAGTAGGTTTGTAGTTAATAACATTTTCTATACCATGCAACAAACACTATCCATTCTGTAAAGCAGTGTAAAGGGATCAGGATAGCTGCTTAGTGAGTACACATTAAAGCAAACTTCACCCTCAAGCTCTTAAGTATTGCCCTAACTCTCCCTCAACTCTCCTCCATTTCAGCCACTTCTGGGACCAGGACTTCTGCTGGTGAAAAATCAGTCCAATTCTACTGCATCCATTTATACCAGCTaagatcacttaaaaaaaaaaaaaaaaaaaccctaacagcCTAACAACTTATAAGTACTTCAGAGCAGAGAAGATCGCTCTTTTTTTCAAGGAACACGGGGGATTTAGACACTTCAATGGACAGTTTATGTCCTAATTTCCTAGACTACTCCAAAGAAATATTAACCCATTATTTTCtatgaggcagcggacagacccACTTCCTTCTTTTGACTTGATGGGAGGAGTGACTGACACAAACCAAAGATTTACGTAGATTTCAGATGGTTCATAATCCTTTCCCTAATCTGAAAGCAGAAGCTAATCTTGTGGAGCCTTTGTTCAGACTCTCCCACAACTATACATGATGGATGGGCATTTCAAACCTCATCAGTGCTGACTCTGTGCCATGCGTTTATAGTTAGAATATGCTATAGATTGGACTGTGGCTGTAGTTCCAACCTGAAGGAAGAGCGAGCGTGTAACTGCAGTGCTCAGAAGTGCCACCCCTCCATTTCTGGATGTAATAACCTACCTGCTTCCCATATGAAAAATAGGATCTTATATCCCATTTCATTGTCCAGCCTCACCTATCTGGGCCAGACGGGGTGCGGGAGAGTATAGTGCCTATTTATCTCTACACACATAAATC from Apteryx mantelli isolate bAptMan1 chromosome 7, bAptMan1.hap1, whole genome shotgun sequence encodes the following:
- the PRLHR gene encoding prolactin-releasing peptide receptor; the encoded protein is MSSGETSALLWALSHPSPAWASGRKSPFVSTVYPTAGRITDKDGEVPDILRTDYEKREIMNSDNLTSQSFFSAIHSNTSNLFSGLQFVQSFKPLIIPCYSLVVFVGIVGNYLLIYVICKTKKMHNVTNFLVGNLAFSDMLMCATCVPLTLAYAFEPRGWVYGRFMCYFVFLMQPVTVFVSVFTLTVIAVDRYYAMVYPFRRRLTIPICAYILAAIWLLSCTLAAPALVHTYHAEFPELDFSICEEFWFHMKRDRLAYAYSTLIITYVLPLAVISLSYLRISVKLKNRVVPGNVTQGQAEWDRARRRKTFRLLVLVVAAFGVCWLPLHIFNMIKDIDISLIDKQYFNFIQLLCHWFAMMSACTNAFLYAWLHDSFRGELKKMFAWKKKKIKPTTNCIMANVML